CATTGCGGGCTCAAGGTTATACAAGAGATGATTTACCTTATAAATTTGCTGGAGGGGAATTTGCCGCTTATTATTCATTGTTTTTCGCCATCATTTTCTTGCTAACTGGCGGGTTCCCAGTGTTTATTAAAGGATATTGGCAGTTTTCCACCTTTTTCAGTtcttattttattattccCCTTGTGTTGGTCTTCTACACCTTTGGCAAACTCTTCtggaaaacaaaattaaagaCTCCTTATGATGTCCCATTGAAACCTTTATTCTTTGACGTCCAACAACGTCCCGAACCTCCTTACCCAAAACTTAAAGGTTGGCAAAAGTTAACTTGGTTATGGGCTTGAATGGTGTTATATAGGTACATATTCTATAAGTATTCTCGCTATTTTTTGGCACCGTATCTAGAAACCGCTTTACCATCTGGAATAGTAAACAACACAGCCGGTTTACCATCATATGGCTTATCTACTCTAAAGTAaccttttctttcaaattgaataatatcACCAGCCTTCAATTTTCCAACATTCAAATCAGCAAACCCTTTAGTGTGGAATTCAGTTTCCGGAGTAATGAAATCTTCAAAATTGTCATTTTCATCTAACTTGTCTTTAGTAATCAAATGATCGAAATCAACcatatcaatttcaactttATCTTTGGTATCAGCCAACCAAGTAATCTTCTTAGAAGTCTTACGGAAATCACCTTCCAAATGTAAATTGGCTTCAACTGATTTAACAACATCACCTTCTTTGTTGACTTTggaaacaataatattacCCCAGTCCATAAAAGTAACTTCTTCACCTTCACTCAAATCAGCATCTTCTTGGTCAATCAAAACTTGAGCAGCAAAAATAACATCCTTGTTACCAACCTCGGGGTTCTTTTTATGTTTAGGTTTCGATTCAGTGTATGGTTCTTTTGGCCCGTTTAATAATCTCACTGGTACAACGTTCTTGGCATCAACAGCAGTGAATCTTGGCGCAACAGGATCAATGATCTTTTTGTTCATGGCCCAAATAACTGACCACTCCAAGTTAATAATGTTCCTTGAAGGACCTTGtgaaataatgaaatttctCAACCCTTCAACTGTCATACCTCTTCTTCTAACCCCTCTAACAGTTGGGAATCTTGGATCATCCCAGTTGGAAACGTAATTCTTGTCAACAAACCATTGCAACTTTCTCTTTGACAACAAAGTCCTAACAAAGTTAACTCTTCCGAAATCCCAAATAGCAACTGGACGCAAACCCAAAGCTTTTTGCATCCATTCATATTGCGGATTACGGTCTCTGTATTCGTTGGTTCTCAAGGCATGGGTGACCCCTTCAATCGAATCAACAACAGGAACACAGAAATCATAAATTGGGTACATCTTCCATTCAGTGCCAGTTCTGTGATGAGGTGTCAAGTTACATCTGTAAATAACCGGATCCCTCAACGCCTTGTTTGGAGCCTTGTAATCAATCTTGGCCctcaaacaatttttcaaccCTTCTTCAGTCCCATTCTTCATTTCCTCAGTGAAAATTCTCAAGTTTTCTTCAACAGACCTTTCTCTTCTTGCTGATGCATCACCCACCATTCTTTGTTCTCTCATGGTGTCAACTGGAGTGTCGTCACAATAAGCATTACCGTCTTTGATCATCTTAACAGCCAAGTCGTACATGGTTTGGAAATAGTCTGAAGAGTAAGTCACTTGGTCACCTTTAATACCCAACAATTCTAAATCTTCAATAATAGAATCTTGGAACTCAACTTTTTCCTTAGTTGGGTTGGTATCGTCAAATCTGATAATTAACTTACCGTTGAATTTATGGGCAAAATATTCATTCAAAACGGCAGCTTTGGCATGACCAATATGCAAATAACCAGATGGTTCTGGTGGGAAACGAGTGACAACTTTACCCATTTCAGCCCCGGGCAagtcaatttcaaaactgGCCTTGTGGGCTTCCTTCTTACCACCGGCAGCAGCAGTCTTGGCCGATTTAGCAGCTTTTCTCAATTCTGCCAATGATTTAGTCATTAACTCAACAGAACCTTCAAATCTTTTGTCATCGGCCAACAAATTGTACCATCTGGAAATATTAGCGTAAACACCATTTTTGATAACCGAGCCCATCAACGCATTGGCTCTCAAAACACCCCAAATGGCAATATCGGCTAACGAGTATTGGTAGCCAACAATAAATGAACGGAAGTTCAAGTGATGATCAagtttttccaaatcaacTGCCAATTCTTTGAAATTCTTGACATACAATTTGGTCAAGGCAAATTTGATCCATTCCTGGGATTTGCTTCTTTCCGGTAACAATTCAGGTAAAGTTTGTGACAAATAATCCAAAGCATCTAACTGATCAATAAAAGTTTCTCCACCTGGTGTAACCAATTTGATCGATTCCTTAGAATCAACGGTTTtgtcatcaacaaattcaattggGATCGACACATCAACATCACTTgagttgataaattgaactGCAATTAATACAGGATAAGGAACATTTGGAGCCTTTCCGGCAACAGATAAACTGAATGACATAGTATAGTCAGAGAATTTGGAGAAGAAAACTTGTATGTAATGTATCGCAAACTATCagctaaaaaaaattttttttttttttttcaatgggTACCGGTAGTGCATAGCGTGACAAATAATCAGCTGTCTATTGTAATTTGTAACTTTGCTATCGTCAATCTTGGTTATCAGTTTGCAGGGTACCATGAGTGGGAATTCTCATAGCACGAGACTTTCATCTAACAGACCCACAGCAAAACGGTCTCCTTCCATTCTTGTTACTGATGTCAGAAGCGATAAAGTCAAAGGGGCAAGAGCTCCATTTGCTGGTCAAAGCTACAAAaagcaacagcaacagttACAACAACATTCCAATTACAGCTTCCAACAACTGCAGCATCTCAATGCTTTACAACTGCgattcaaaaataaatatactGATATTTCAGTAGACAAATTATTAAGCAAGTCAAGTGATATTCCTTCCGGGTTGAGTAGATTACCCCCTCGATTAACCAGGCAAAGCTATGGTAGTTCTTCATCTTCGCCGCCACCACCCATTCAAGGCTCATATGCAGCAGAaccaagaagaaatataaGAAGCATCCCCAAACTTTCTCAATCACTACCATCAAGAACGTCGAAAACGTCCCAGaaattggttttgattCCTGATCACCAAAGACTGCCTTCACCCCCAACGTCTTCTGCACACGAGACAGCCAGCGCTGAATTACAAGCACAAATGATGCGCTCAAGAGCAGAGTTGATGCCAAAGGAAAAACGAGCTGAAGAGTTTAGCCGAATGACCGCTTATTTTATATGTGAAGAATTCAACTTAACCGAGGTAGCAAAGTTTTTGCGTAAAAAGCATGAAGTGAAACCAAGGCTATATGACGAGGCATTATACGTACCTTATGCACTCCCCTTATTACCAGGAAGTGATGGTGTCCGagttaaatcaaataataccGCAAAACTATTAGccaaaaacaaatacatGGAGACAATGATCAACAAAAACGAACAGAAAACTCATCTCTACGAATACTATTCTGGCGTAGAAACACCCGAAGACGCAAATAATTACTCCATGGATCCGGAATTCGAAAATGTCGATAGCAATACACCCTTTGAACCGTCAGAACCTCAATATTTTGCTCCCCCTTTAGAAACTAGCAGGGCTAGTGAAGACAATGAAAGTACCAACAGCAAAAAGAATGTCCCGGGTTCTACGTCTGCTTCTGTCCAGGACGTGTCCAAGCACCATGCAGAaatgtttgtttttgaatttggtgTTATTGTGTTTTGGAATTTCTCAGAAATCCATGAAAAGAATATTCTTGCAGATTTAGCCTTTTCAGACAAAGACTTGCTAATCAACCCCATTGATGAACAAGATATTGAGACCGAGGAATTCCATTATGAATATGATCATCAGATCCTTCGTCCAAGGATTTATAACGACATGATAACTTTGAGAAGCGCCGACCATTTGATCAAGCTTACCATGTCATATGCCATAGCACAACTGACAAAGTTGGAACTCTTTGAGACAAGAATCGTGAAAACCTTACATGTCATTTCAAAACTTCCAAAAAAACTTGCACTTTCAGGGAAAATTGGAATAGATCATGTGAAATTAGTTAAAAAGAAGGGTAAACTACTCAAAATTAGAGTAGATATCAATTTGTCAAGTTCAATTTTGGACACACCAGAATTCTTTTGGTCAATGGAGCCAGCATTGCATCCGTTATATAATGGCGTAAGAGAATATTTGGAACTCGATCAACGTGTACAAGTCTTGAATGACCGTCTTCAAGTCTTCCTAGAATTTATTGAGTATGTGGATGAGAAAAGCTCTAGTCGAATAACCTGGATGATTATTGCCATCATCACACTCAGTTTGCTGGTTAGTTTATTTGAACTTTCTCTCAATCTTTTCTAGGCTTAATATAATTCCTTAGTATTTGTTAACcgacagaaaaaaaaaagtgcGATCTCTTGTAAACTAACAAATTAGTACCCTGCCATCATTAAATCATGTCTCTTCCATCTCGATATGCCCCCGAAGGATTGAGTGAAGAGGACCAATCAAGAGTCATAACAGTGGGCGAAAGAACGCTCCGTAGACCTATAGAGTATAAACTAAGATCCTTAGATGATAAAGTACAGCTGGCATTGCACACACACCCAAACACGTCTGATGACATTGAAATGATACCCATTGAAAATGCCCAAGAAGTGGATGTGATATCAGAATATATCGAATTCCTAAGAGGAAACTCAGTATATGAAGATAAAAACGAAATGAGTATTGAGGAATCGCCTGAATTCGAGATTGTTGGGGGgaatatttcatttttggtTCTCGATACAAACTTTTTGATTTCCCATTTGAACATTGTTGATACTTTGAAAAACATCGCTTCGGATTATGGGTTGAAGCTAATTATTCCCGTCTATGTAGTTCAAGAATTAAACGGTCTCAAGAACTCTGATCGCCTACACAACAGCTCAGATGGGAAATTCACGGGTGAAACGGTTTCTCAATTGGCTACATGGGCCAATAGATGGATATACCACGCGTTGGCCGAGTCCCTGGCAGTTGTCAAGGGCCAAAAATTGTCACAGAGAATTTCAAAAGACCTTGTTAAGGATGACGCcatttttgattgttgtttgtaCTTTAAACAGACCTACCCCCGGTCCTTGGTGATTCTCTTATCAAATGACAAAAATCTTTGCGCCAAAGCATTGAGCAATGATGTATTAACAGTGAGTTTCCGTGAAGACATGAGTGCAAGATTGATTGCAAAAACTATATACGAGGAGAACATTCAAAGGTTTGGAAAACTACAAACCAAAGTGGAGCCAATGGCaccaaaaattcaaaaccACACTTCTCCCGAGATTGCGGAGCCGTCCAGTGAGTGGGTAGAAAAGACGAAGCAGTTTGACGGATTGACTACGTTTGAACAGGTTTCTGATAAAGTATACGAAGAgataaaaatgatattgttaGCGGCTTTAGACCATTGTATGGTTGCTGAATATGGTAACGATTTAGATTTGATTCGAGGGTACGACAAAAATAGCGTCACAACTATCGAAGATTGTGCCGAATTGATAATTAGGTTTTGGATGACAGTCTTTCTGCAATACTTTTATGCCATACCCGGTAATTTTGTTCCATTCCACGAGACaggaaaaggaagaaaTTCTCGAAAGACACCAATACACGTTTATCAGCCAGACAACAGCAACGAACTTCGTCAGTTTGTGACTTTTTGGACTAAGGTGCTTACAGTGATTTACGACGGTGTGATGGATCCAACACAACAAACAGCTTTAAAGTGGTTGATCGTCCGTTGGAATAAAATGGCCGATACCGCGTAGTAAGTTACTTGTTTTGTATATTCATTTCTTAAATAAAGACCCTATTTTTCGTCTCTTTCTTGGTGATTGCGTATCTTGGCTGCTCCTTCCCTGTGATGGAACAAGCAGTTCGTACGTAGATACCTGTAGCTTGATTGGTGACCCCATTGAAGTTGATTGAGTCGACTGCGACTGCGACGGGGTGTCCTCCACAGGATCTAGTTTTACAGGACTCAAATTGGCAAATTTTGACACTGTCTTGATGGCTGTTTCAATATTGCTTTTCAATCCATACTTATTATTCCTATACTGGAACACTATCTTTTTCTCCCATTTTCTCTCATCAAACCTTTctataaattcaatatccGACCGGTTATTTTTCTTATAGTTGTTTATCATATCCATACCATGGctttgtttgaaatttgtGGCTAAAAATCTCGAGTACTGATCTTTTACAGAAATAACTTCCTTAAGATTATCGACCTGAAATTTCATAAAACATATGTTCTCAAACTGCTGGTAGTTCAATTTGTAAAGAAAGCCTATAGTTTGTTCCTGGCTTTGCCTCGAAAGATTAAATACCCATTGTATATCACCAACTGTTTCGGCAATAACATTTATACCATCCTGTTTAAACTCCATTTTTTCTGGGATATAACGACTGATATCGTTTACAAGCTCCCCTAATTCAACATCCGACATATCCTCAATTCCAATAGATCGGGCAAGATCAACTAACTTCTGCTTGTCCACCTCCTGTTTCCATACATTCTCAAAGTTACACAAGTAGAATCCATAGTAATGATACTCTGAATTGTGAATGAAACCGTATATGCAAGGCTTCTCTTGTCCTAGAAATGGTATTGATCTGGCTATCCATTGTGTTGGG
This sequence is a window from Candida dubliniensis CD36 chromosome 7, complete sequence. Protein-coding genes within it:
- a CDS encoding glutamate-tRNA ligase, putative (Similar to S. cerevisiae GUS1), whose protein sequence is MSFSLSVAGKAPNVPYPVLIAVQFINSSDVDVSIPIEFVDDKTVDSKESIKLVTPGGETFIDQLDALDYLSQTLPELLPERSKSQEWIKFALTKLYVKNFKELAVDLEKLDHHLNFRSFIVGYQYSLADIAIWGVLRANALMGSVIKNGVYANISRWYNLLADDKRFEGSVELMTKSLAELRKAAKSAKTAAAGGKKEAHKASFEIDLPGAEMGKVVTRFPPEPSGYLHIGHAKAAVLNEYFAHKFNGKLIIRFDDTNPTKEKVEFQDSIIEDLELLGIKGDQVTYSSDYFQTMYDLAVKMIKDGNAYCDDTPVDTMREQRMVGDASARRERSVEENLRIFTEEMKNGTEEGLKNCLRAKIDYKAPNKALRDPVIYRCNLTPHHRTGTEWKMYPIYDFCVPVVDSIEGVTHALRTNEYRDRNPQYEWMQKALGLRPVAIWDFGRVNFVRTLLSKRKLQWFVDKNYVSNWDDPRFPTVRGVRRRGMTVEGLRNFIISQGPSRNIINLEWSVIWAMNKKIIDPVAPRFTAVDAKNVVPVRLLNGPKEPYTESKPKHKKNPEVGNKDVIFAAQVLIDQEDADLSEGEEVTFMDWGNIIVSKVNKEGDVVKSVEANLHLEGDFRKTSKKITWLADTKDKVEIDMVDFDHLITKDKLDENDNFEDFITPETEFHTKGFADLNVGKLKAGDIIQFERKGYFRVDKPYDGKPAVLFTIPDGKAVSRYGAKK
- a CDS encoding sporulation protein, putative (Similar to S. cerevisiae RMD8;~In S. cerevisiae: required for meiotic nuclear division), translated to MSGNSHSTRLSSNRPTAKRSPSILVTDVRSDKVKGARAPFAGQSYKKQQQQLQQHSNYSFQQSQHLNALQSRFKNKYTDISVDKLLSKSSDIPSGLSRLPPRLTRQSYGSSSSSPPPPIQGSYAAEPRRNIRSIPKLSQSLPSRTSKTSQKLVLIPDHQRSPSPPTSSAHETASAELQAQMMRSRAELMPKEKRAEEFSRMTAYFICEEFNLTEVAKFLRKKHEVKPRLYDEALYVPYALPLLPGSDGVRVKSNNTAKLLAKNKYMETMINKNEQKTHLYEYYSGVETPEDANNYSMDPEFENVDSNTPFEPSEPQYFAPPLETSRASEDNESTNSKKNVPGSTSASVQDVSKHHAEMFVFEFGVIVFWNFSEIHEKNILADLAFSDKDLLINPIDEQDIETEEFHYEYDHQILRPRIYNDMITLRSADHLIKLTMSYAIAQSTKLELFETRIVKTLHVISKLPKKLALSGKIGIDHVKLVKKKGKLLKIRVDINLSSSILDTPEFFWSMEPALHPLYNGVREYLELDQRVQVLNDRLQVFLEFIEYVDEKSSSRITWMIIAIITLSLSVSLFELSLNLF
- a CDS encoding transcriptional activator, putative (Similar to S. cerevisiae SWT1), whose product is MSLPSRYAPEGLSEEDQSRVITVGERTLRRPIEYKLRSLDDKVQSALHTHPNTSDDIEMIPIENAQEVDVISEYIEFLRGNSVYEDKNEMSIEESPEFEIVGGNISFLVLDTNFLISHLNIVDTLKNIASDYGLKLIIPVYVVQELNGLKNSDRLHNSSDGKFTGETVSQLATWANRWIYHALAESSAVVKGQKLSQRISKDLVKDDAIFDCCLYFKQTYPRSLVILLSNDKNLCAKALSNDVLTVSFREDMSARLIAKTIYEENIQRFGKLQTKVEPMAPKIQNHTSPEIAEPSSEWVEKTKQFDGLTTFEQVSDKVYEEIKMILLAALDHCMVAEYGNDLDLIRGYDKNSVTTIEDCAELIIRFWMTVFSQYFYAIPGNFVPFHETGKGRNSRKTPIHVYQPDNSNELRQFVTFWTKVLTVIYDGVMDPTQQTALKWLIVRWNKMADTA